Proteins encoded within one genomic window of Arachis ipaensis cultivar K30076 chromosome B08, Araip1.1, whole genome shotgun sequence:
- the LOC107611093 gene encoding uncharacterized protein LOC107611093 — MPLCAKFLKELINKKRSWKEKETVILTQECSVVIQKGLPPKLKEPRNFFIPCTIGNIPIDKALCDSGSSINLMSLSMMRKQSIEEVKPTRMSLQLADRSLIIPNRVVENLLVKVGKFIFPVDFVILDLDEERSDSIILGKPFLAIARAIIDVEKGEMILRAHDEQITLNVFKEMQLPAEKKNCMRIEDEDLNLKEKPKESLINSPLMEKSEIEEKQKDQEN; from the coding sequence ATGCCTCTCTGTGCAAAGTTCCTCAAGGaactcatcaacaagaaaaggagctggaaagaaaaagaaaccgtGATCCTGACCCAAGAATGCAGTGTTGTGATTCAGAAAGGCCTGCCACCTAAACTCAAAGAACCAAGGAATTTCTTCATACCATGTACCATTGGGAACATACCAATTGATAAAGCTCTGTGTGACTCGGGTtcaagcatcaatttgatgtccctTTCGATGATGAGAAAGCAATCAATAGAAGAAGTGAAGCCAACCAGAATGTCACTACAGCTAGCTGATAGATCCCTCATAATACCCAATAGAGTGGTGGAGAACCTTCTAGTCAAAGTTGGCAAGTTCATCTTTCCTGTGGATTTTGTGATTTTAGACTTAGATGAGGAAAGAAGTGATTCGATCATATTGGGAAAACCCTTTCTAGCAAtagcaagagccatcattgatgtagaaaaaggagagatGATTTTGAGGGCACACGATGAACAAATAACTCTCAATGTCTTCAAAGAAATGCAACTCCCTGCTGAAAAGAAAAACTGCATGAGGATTGAGGATGAGGACTTAAATTTGAAGGAGAAGCCCAAGGAATCACTCATAAACTCACCCTTGATGGAGAAGTCTGAGATTGAAGAGAAGCAAAAGGATCAAGAGAACTAG